In Pseudomonas sp. MM213, a genomic segment contains:
- a CDS encoding Lnb N-terminal periplasmic domain-containing protein: MLKRLAWLALCVCAPLSAAPHIDNQRLQQLANDPFWISLGHYETAKLGGWRSYVSDRKFFLAPDGNEHPDRELAATVQALYAPASAGEKHAQCVYPARTRWLKAQLNLTDLPAPDCAEFKQWFKDVSPHSAVMIFPAAYLNSPSSMFGHTLLRIDQADVQSDKTSLLSYAINFGAYIEGSDNSILYAWKGLMGGYPGLFALVPYQEKLSEYRSLENRDLWEYRLNLTQQETERMVEHVWELKQIQFDYFFFDENCSYRLLELLQVARPSLRLTEQFPLTAIPTDTVKAVKEAGLVESIQYRPSRERELLSRAEPLNPEEQQWVLKVSADQKQLQEPAFKAQPRERQALIIDAAYRLERYRANGQERDPQRAQRSFELLRAINQNPAPELDIPQPGLPEDGHESRTWQAGLGTRGDKAFGEYGLRMAYHDLNDNSESFPLGAQIEILQMKLRQYEGNQWQLQQLDLATIRSLTPRNELLQPLSWQVTGGLERVPGKHDDETLVSHVNGGGGGTWQLGDDMLGFALGTVRVEHNNDFAGFIAPAAGFNSGVLWKNPLGNFSLEAKGDFFTNGEVRRSLSLNQQWELSRNLGLRLSAQREFSHLATPENEVMLELKWYHY; encoded by the coding sequence ACCCCTTCTGGATTTCCCTGGGGCATTACGAAACCGCCAAGCTCGGTGGCTGGCGCAGCTATGTCAGCGACAGGAAATTCTTTCTGGCGCCCGATGGCAACGAACACCCCGACCGCGAACTCGCGGCCACCGTGCAGGCGCTGTACGCCCCGGCCAGTGCCGGCGAAAAACATGCGCAATGCGTCTACCCGGCCCGTACCCGCTGGCTCAAGGCGCAACTCAACCTGACTGACTTGCCGGCCCCGGACTGTGCCGAATTCAAGCAATGGTTCAAGGATGTCTCGCCCCACAGCGCGGTGATGATTTTCCCGGCGGCGTACCTGAACAGTCCGTCATCGATGTTCGGCCACACGCTGCTGCGCATCGATCAGGCGGATGTGCAGAGCGACAAGACGTCATTGCTCAGCTATGCCATCAACTTCGGCGCCTACATCGAAGGTTCCGACAACAGCATTCTCTACGCCTGGAAAGGTTTGATGGGCGGCTACCCGGGCCTGTTTGCGCTGGTGCCGTATCAGGAAAAACTCTCGGAATACCGCAGCCTCGAAAACCGTGACCTGTGGGAATACCGGCTGAACCTGACACAGCAGGAAACCGAGCGCATGGTCGAGCACGTCTGGGAACTCAAACAGATCCAGTTCGACTATTTCTTCTTCGACGAAAACTGCTCCTATCGCCTGCTGGAACTGCTGCAAGTGGCGCGTCCAAGCCTGCGCCTGACCGAACAATTCCCGCTGACCGCCATCCCCACCGACACGGTCAAAGCGGTGAAAGAAGCCGGCCTGGTGGAGTCCATTCAGTATCGGCCGTCCCGCGAACGCGAACTGCTGAGCCGCGCCGAACCGTTGAATCCTGAAGAGCAGCAATGGGTGCTGAAAGTCAGCGCCGACCAGAAACAGTTGCAGGAACCGGCGTTCAAGGCGCAACCGCGCGAACGTCAGGCGCTGATCATCGACGCGGCTTACCGGCTCGAACGCTACCGCGCCAATGGCCAGGAACGCGACCCGCAGCGAGCTCAGCGCAGTTTTGAATTGCTGCGAGCGATCAACCAGAACCCGGCGCCGGAGCTGGACATCCCGCAACCGGGCTTGCCCGAAGATGGCCATGAATCGCGCACCTGGCAGGCCGGCCTCGGCACCCGGGGCGACAAGGCCTTCGGTGAATATGGCCTGCGCATGGCGTATCACGACCTCAACGACAACTCGGAAAGCTTTCCCCTCGGCGCGCAGATCGAAATCCTGCAGATGAAACTGCGCCAGTACGAAGGCAATCAGTGGCAGTTGCAGCAACTGGATCTGGCGACCATTCGCTCCCTGACCCCGCGCAACGAGCTGCTGCAACCGCTGTCGTGGCAGGTCACCGGCGGCCTGGAGCGGGTGCCGGGCAAACATGACGATGAAACCCTCGTCAGTCATGTCAACGGCGGTGGTGGCGGCACGTGGCAACTGGGCGACGACATGCTCGGTTTTGCCTTGGGCACCGTGCGCGTCGAGCACAACAACGACTTCGCCGGTTTCATCGCCCCCGCGGCGGGTTTCAACAGCGGTGTGCTATGGAAGAATCCTCTGGGGAATTTCAGCCTGGAGGCCAAGGGGGATTTCTTCACCAATGGCGAAGTGCGCCGTAGTTTGAGTCTGAACCAGCAGTGGGAATTGTCGCGCAACCTGGGTCTGCGTCTGAGCGCCCAGCGCGAATTCAGCCATCTGGCCACACCTGAGAATGAAGTGATGCTTGAGCTGAAGTGGTATCACTACTGA
- a CDS encoding GreA/GreB family elongation factor has product MSRAFVNEDNAAAQVDQPVERQVSTQPNYVTPAGLAQLQAKVAGLQQLHNEQSAQGEQADKQRLVDLERDLRYFNQRLQSAQVVTAASSTQKVQIGSRVTFADEHSTEQTVQLVGEDQADASAGLINWGSPLGRALLGAQLGDEVLWQRPAGDQTIEIIRIEPA; this is encoded by the coding sequence ATGAGTCGCGCCTTCGTCAATGAAGATAACGCCGCCGCGCAAGTTGATCAGCCCGTCGAACGGCAGGTCAGCACGCAGCCCAATTACGTCACGCCCGCAGGCCTTGCCCAGTTGCAGGCAAAAGTTGCCGGGTTGCAACAATTGCACAATGAACAATCGGCCCAAGGCGAGCAGGCCGACAAGCAACGCCTGGTGGACCTTGAGCGGGATTTGCGCTACTTCAATCAGCGCCTGCAAAGCGCTCAAGTCGTGACCGCCGCCAGTTCAACGCAAAAGGTGCAGATCGGCAGCCGCGTGACCTTCGCCGACGAGCACAGCACCGAGCAAACCGTGCAACTGGTCGGTGAAGACCAGGCCGACGCGTCTGCGGGCCTGATCAACTGGGGTTCACCGCTGGGCCGGGCATTGCTTGGGGCGCAACTCGGCGACGAGGTGCTGTGGCAACGCCCGGCGGGCGATCAGACGATCGAAATCATCCGCATCGAACCGGCTTAA
- the gdhA gene encoding NADP-specific glutamate dehydrogenase — protein MIESVETFLARLKKRDPDQPEFHQAVEEVLRSLWPFLEANPHYLTSGILERICEPERAIVFRVSWVDDHGKVQVNRGFRIQMNSAIGPYKGGLRFHPSVNLGVLKFLAFEQTFKNSLTSLPMGGGKGGSDFDPKGKSDAEVMRFCQAFMSELYRHIGADVDVPAGDIGVGAREIGFLFGQYKRLSNQFTSVLTGKGPSYGGSLIRPEATGFGCVYFAEEMLKRSGEAVEGKRVAISGSGNVAQYAARKVMDLGGKVISLSDSEGTLYCEAGLTEEQWLALLELKNVKRGRISELATRFGLEFRAGQCPWDLACDIALPCATQNELDAEAARTLLRNGCICVAEGANMPTTLDAVDLFIEAGILFAPGKASNAGGVAVSGLEMSQNAMRLLWTGGEVDSKLHGIMQSIHHACVHYGEENGRINYVKGANIAGFVKVADAMLAQGVV, from the coding sequence ATGATCGAATCCGTCGAAACCTTCCTTGCCCGACTGAAAAAACGCGACCCGGACCAACCTGAATTCCACCAGGCCGTCGAAGAGGTCCTGCGCAGTCTGTGGCCATTTCTCGAAGCCAATCCGCATTATCTGACCTCCGGCATTCTGGAGCGGATCTGCGAGCCGGAGCGGGCGATTGTGTTCCGTGTTTCCTGGGTCGACGATCACGGCAAGGTGCAGGTCAATCGCGGGTTCCGCATCCAGATGAACAGCGCGATCGGTCCGTACAAGGGCGGCTTGCGTTTCCATCCTTCGGTGAACCTCGGCGTACTGAAATTCCTCGCCTTCGAACAGACCTTCAAAAACTCCCTGACCTCGTTGCCAATGGGCGGTGGCAAGGGTGGCTCGGACTTCGACCCTAAAGGCAAAAGCGACGCGGAAGTCATGCGCTTCTGCCAGGCCTTCATGAGCGAGTTGTACCGCCACATCGGTGCAGACGTTGACGTGCCGGCCGGCGACATCGGCGTCGGTGCCCGCGAGATCGGTTTCCTGTTCGGCCAGTACAAGCGCCTGAGCAACCAGTTCACCAGCGTGCTGACCGGCAAGGGCCCGAGCTATGGCGGCAGCCTGATTCGTCCGGAAGCCACCGGTTTTGGCTGCGTGTACTTCGCCGAGGAAATGCTCAAGCGCAGCGGTGAAGCCGTCGAAGGCAAGCGCGTAGCGATCTCGGGTTCCGGCAACGTTGCGCAGTACGCGGCGCGCAAGGTCATGGACCTGGGCGGCAAGGTGATTTCGCTCTCGGACTCCGAAGGCACGCTGTACTGCGAGGCTGGTTTGACCGAAGAACAGTGGCTGGCGCTGTTGGAGCTGAAAAACGTCAAGCGTGGACGGATCAGCGAGCTGGCCACGCGTTTCGGCCTGGAGTTCCGTGCGGGTCAGTGCCCATGGGATCTGGCGTGCGACATCGCGCTGCCCTGCGCCACTCAAAACGAACTGGATGCCGAGGCCGCGCGCACGTTGCTGCGCAACGGCTGCATCTGCGTGGCGGAAGGCGCGAACATGCCGACCACCCTGGACGCCGTGGACCTGTTTATCGAGGCCGGGATTCTGTTCGCGCCGGGCAAGGCGTCCAACGCCGGCGGTGTCGCGGTGAGCGGGCTGGAGATGTCGCAGAACGCCATGCGTCTGCTGTGGACCGGCGGGGAAGTGGACAGCAAGCTCCACGGGATCATGCAGTCGATCCACCATGCGTGCGTGCATTACGGCGAAGAGAACGGCCGCATCAACTACGTCAAAGGCGCGAACATTGCCGGTTTCGTCAAAGTCGCCGACGCCATGCTCGCCCAGGGCGTGGTTTAA
- the ettA gene encoding energy-dependent translational throttle protein EttA, whose translation MAQYVFTMHRLGKVVPPKREILKNISLSFFPGAKIGVLGLNGSGKSTLLKIMAGVDTEFEGEARPMPELNIGYLPQEPILDPTKTVREVVEEAVSVIKNAQARLDEVYAAYADEDADFDKLAAEQAKLEAILQASDGHNLDRQLEVAADALRLPAWDAKVEFLSGGEKRRVALCRLLLSAPDMLLLDEPTNHLDADSVAWLEHFLHDFPGTVVAITHDRYFLDNVAGWILELDRGAGIPYEGNYSGWLEAKSDRLAQESKQQSAHEKAMKEELEWVRKGAKARQSKSKARLQRFEEMQSQEFQKRSETNEIYIPAGPRLGDKVIEFKNVSKGYGDRVLIDNLSFSMPKGAIVGVIGGNGAGKSTLFRMLMGKEQPDSGSIEVGETVQLACVDQSREDLDGSKTVFQQISDGSDQIRIGNYEIPSRTYVGRFNFKGGDQQKFVKDLSGGERGRLHLALTLKEGGNVLLLDEPSNDLDVETLRSLEEALLDFPGAAIVISHDRWFLDRVATHILAYEDDSQAVFFEGNYTEYEADRKKRLGEAASQPHRVRHKKLA comes from the coding sequence ATGGCTCAATACGTCTTCACCATGCATCGGCTGGGCAAAGTTGTTCCGCCGAAGCGGGAAATCCTGAAAAACATTTCGCTGTCCTTCTTCCCCGGCGCCAAGATCGGCGTGCTCGGCCTCAACGGTTCGGGTAAATCCACGCTGCTGAAAATCATGGCCGGCGTCGACACCGAGTTCGAGGGCGAAGCCCGTCCGATGCCGGAGTTGAACATCGGCTACCTGCCACAGGAACCGATCCTGGACCCGACCAAGACCGTGCGTGAAGTGGTCGAGGAAGCGGTCAGCGTGATCAAGAACGCCCAGGCACGCCTGGACGAGGTCTACGCGGCTTACGCTGATGAAGATGCCGACTTTGACAAACTGGCCGCCGAACAGGCCAAGCTCGAAGCCATCCTGCAAGCCAGCGACGGTCACAACCTGGATCGCCAACTGGAAGTCGCCGCCGATGCGCTGCGCCTGCCGGCCTGGGACGCCAAGGTCGAATTCCTTTCCGGTGGTGAAAAACGTCGTGTGGCCCTGTGCCGCCTGCTGCTGTCCGCACCGGACATGCTGCTGCTCGACGAACCGACCAACCACCTGGACGCCGATTCCGTCGCCTGGCTGGAACACTTCCTCCACGACTTCCCGGGCACTGTCGTTGCGATCACGCACGACCGTTACTTCCTGGACAACGTTGCTGGCTGGATCCTCGAGCTCGACCGCGGCGCCGGTATCCCGTACGAGGGCAACTATTCGGGTTGGCTTGAAGCCAAGTCCGATCGTCTGGCCCAGGAATCCAAGCAGCAGTCGGCCCACGAAAAAGCCATGAAGGAAGAACTGGAGTGGGTGCGCAAAGGCGCCAAGGCCCGCCAGTCCAAATCCAAGGCACGTCTGCAACGCTTCGAAGAAATGCAATCGCAGGAATTCCAGAAGCGTTCGGAAACCAACGAGATCTACATCCCGGCCGGTCCGCGCCTGGGTGACAAGGTCATCGAGTTCAAGAACGTTTCCAAGGGCTACGGCGATCGCGTGCTGATCGACAACCTGTCGTTCTCCATGCCTAAAGGCGCCATCGTTGGCGTGATCGGCGGTAACGGTGCCGGTAAGTCGACGCTGTTCCGCATGCTGATGGGCAAGGAACAACCGGATTCGGGCAGCATCGAAGTCGGCGAAACCGTGCAACTCGCCTGCGTCGATCAGAGCCGCGAAGACCTGGACGGCAGCAAGACTGTGTTCCAGCAAATCTCCGACGGTTCGGATCAGATCCGCATCGGCAACTACGAGATCCCGTCGCGTACCTACGTCGGTCGCTTCAACTTCAAGGGCGGCGATCAGCAGAAGTTCGTCAAGGACCTGTCCGGTGGTGAGCGCGGTCGCTTGCACCTGGCCCTGACCCTGAAAGAGGGCGGCAACGTCCTGCTGCTCGACGAACCGTCCAACGACCTCGACGTTGAAACCCTGCGTTCCCTGGAAGAAGCCCTGCTGGACTTCCCGGGCGCCGCCATTGTGATCTCTCACGATCGGTGGTTCCTTGACCGCGTCGCGACGCACATCCTGGCGTACGAAGACGATTCGCAAGCGGTGTTCTTCGAAGGTAACTACACCGAGTACGAAGCCGATCGCAAGAAACGCCTCGGCGAAGCGGCTTCCCAGCCGCATCGTGTACGGCACAAGAAACTGGCCTGA
- a CDS encoding sensor domain-containing protein, with translation MSNVTPPLTTRAPTAVPGSPLRGTLKGALATLVLLLLALLFWQLLDQLRETQKNQRQYTIDYTADLAAQVSLNMSLNAQIALNLLPIVEQPQSADEQQELLRKLQKSLPDLRSLALLSPSGKVIGDTTADSDDADYLIELVRRSRTQAHYFSNADNGSVVHLLLHQASGSSRGYWVLRLTPSFFSSLTKPGEAGIRPMWLVENRVNHQVISRDDSQPLAKPSELTANDVANSVLTVPLTGSDWQLRGLFDRQRVIEELLPAFIGKCLLGLALSLLPLIALLNIRRRQRQVSEGRRRYQDIFEGTGVALCVLDVSGLKNVFDKNQLLSTEHLQAWLETPEQRQQLLQELRITEVNQVALQLLNVNSCEQAWKLLIDGNPLDGTAIGNQVLEAVLNQQKQFELEIKLQDANGRDQHLWLVMRLPENQDDYKAVILSISDITSRKLIELSLLEREGFWSDVVRTVPDHLYVQDVISQRMIFSNHHLGQTLGYNRTELHQMGEYFWEILLHPEDADHYHRARQTQRHAGYTQLLQCQLRFRHRNGKWRRFDIREQALARDKHDQVTRIIGVAKDITEQIEASESLRDSEQRYRMLAESISDVIFSTDSKLSLNYVSPSVQAVLGYDTDWIFQNGWQSTIANPQQLTGIYNLMDRVSKALGKPDQLALLRSQVQTQLFLFDCLRADGRKIPIELRLVLVWDEHGAFEGVLGVGRDISQQRRAEKDLRMAATVFEHSTSAILITDPAGYIVQANEAFSRVSGYAVEQVLDQLPNMLTVDEQQEAHLRYVLKQLNQHSTWEGEVWLRRRNGEHYPAWVGITAVLDDEGDLASYVCFFSDISERKASEQRIHRLAYYDALTHLPNRTLFQDRLHTALQSAERQKSWVVLMFLDLDRFKPINDSLGHAAGDRMLKEMATRLLGCVDDDDTVARMGGDEFTLLLQPRANREIALNRAIHVAEQILASLVKPFVLEGREFFVTASIGIALSPQDGNELSQLMKNADTAMYHAKERGKNNFQFYQADMNASALERLELESDLRHALEQNEFVLYYQPQFSGDGKRLTGAEALLRWRHPRRGLVPPGDFIPVLEELGLVVDVGDWVISEACRQLKTWHQAKVRVPKVSVNISARQFSDGQLGTRIATILKETGLPPACLELELTESILMREVSEAMQILAGLKNLGLSIAVDDFGTGYSSLNYLKQFPIDVLKIDRTFVDGLPSGEQDAQIARAIIAMAHSLNLAVIAEGVETHEQLDFLREHGCDEVQGYLFGRPMPAGRFEAQFSNDALFMFD, from the coding sequence TTGTCTAATGTCACTCCGCCCTTGACCACCCGTGCACCGACTGCTGTGCCCGGTTCCCCCCTGCGCGGAACATTAAAGGGTGCGCTGGCGACACTCGTGCTTTTGCTGCTCGCGTTGCTGTTCTGGCAACTGCTGGATCAGCTGCGCGAAACCCAGAAAAACCAGCGCCAATACACCATCGACTACACCGCCGATCTGGCTGCACAAGTCAGCCTGAACATGTCGCTCAATGCGCAGATCGCCCTCAACCTGCTACCGATCGTCGAACAGCCGCAAAGCGCCGACGAACAGCAGGAGCTGCTGCGCAAGCTGCAAAAGTCCTTGCCCGACCTGCGCAGCCTCGCGTTGTTGAGCCCCTCAGGGAAAGTCATCGGCGACACCACCGCCGACAGCGACGACGCCGACTACCTCATCGAGCTGGTACGCCGCAGCCGTACCCAGGCACATTATTTCAGCAATGCCGATAACGGTTCGGTGGTGCACCTGTTGCTGCATCAAGCCAGCGGCAGCTCTCGGGGCTATTGGGTCCTGCGCCTGACGCCGAGCTTTTTCTCGTCATTGACCAAACCAGGCGAGGCCGGTATCCGCCCAATGTGGCTGGTGGAAAACCGCGTCAATCACCAGGTCATCAGCCGCGATGATTCACAGCCCCTGGCCAAGCCGAGCGAGCTGACCGCAAATGATGTGGCCAACAGCGTGCTGACGGTTCCCCTGACCGGCAGCGACTGGCAACTGCGCGGGTTGTTCGACCGGCAACGCGTGATCGAAGAACTGCTGCCGGCGTTTATCGGTAAATGCCTGTTGGGGCTGGCGCTCTCTCTGCTGCCGCTGATCGCCCTGTTGAACATACGCCGTCGTCAGCGCCAGGTGAGTGAAGGTCGCCGGCGCTATCAGGATATTTTCGAAGGCACCGGCGTCGCCCTGTGTGTGCTCGATGTGTCGGGCCTCAAGAACGTCTTCGACAAAAACCAGTTGCTCAGCACCGAACACCTGCAAGCCTGGCTGGAAACCCCGGAACAGCGCCAGCAACTGTTGCAGGAACTGCGCATCACCGAGGTCAACCAGGTCGCCCTGCAACTGCTCAACGTCAATTCCTGTGAACAAGCCTGGAAGTTGCTGATCGACGGCAATCCGCTGGATGGCACCGCCATCGGCAATCAAGTGCTCGAAGCGGTACTCAATCAGCAGAAACAGTTCGAGCTGGAAATAAAACTGCAAGACGCCAATGGCCGCGATCAGCACCTGTGGCTGGTGATGCGCCTGCCGGAAAACCAGGACGACTATAAAGCGGTGATCCTGAGCATCAGCGACATCACCAGTCGCAAGCTCATCGAACTGTCGCTGCTTGAGCGTGAAGGGTTCTGGTCCGACGTGGTGCGCACCGTGCCGGATCATTTGTACGTCCAGGACGTGATCAGCCAGCGCATGATCTTCAGCAACCACCACCTGGGCCAGACACTCGGTTACAACCGCACCGAGCTGCACCAGATGGGCGAGTACTTCTGGGAAATCCTGCTGCACCCCGAAGATGCCGACCACTACCACCGCGCGCGACAGACCCAGCGGCACGCGGGCTATACGCAATTGCTGCAATGCCAACTGCGCTTCCGTCACCGCAACGGCAAATGGCGGCGTTTCGATATTCGTGAACAGGCACTGGCGCGGGACAAACACGACCAGGTCACACGGATCATCGGCGTGGCCAAGGACATCACCGAGCAGATCGAGGCCAGTGAGTCCCTGCGCGACAGCGAGCAGCGCTACCGGATGCTCGCCGAAAGCATCAGCGACGTGATTTTCTCCACCGACAGCAAGCTCTCGCTCAACTACGTCAGCCCGTCGGTGCAAGCCGTGCTGGGCTACGACACCGACTGGATTTTCCAGAACGGCTGGCAGTCGACCATCGCCAACCCGCAACAGTTGACCGGCATCTACAACCTGATGGACCGCGTCAGCAAAGCGCTGGGCAAACCCGACCAACTGGCGCTGTTGCGCAGCCAGGTGCAGACCCAACTGTTCCTGTTCGACTGCCTGCGTGCCGATGGGCGCAAGATTCCGATCGAGTTGCGGCTGGTGCTGGTCTGGGACGAACACGGTGCCTTCGAAGGCGTGCTCGGTGTCGGTCGCGACATCAGCCAGCAACGCCGCGCCGAGAAAGACCTGCGCATGGCGGCCACGGTATTCGAACACTCGACGTCGGCGATCCTGATCACCGACCCGGCAGGCTACATCGTGCAGGCCAACGAAGCGTTCAGTCGCGTGAGCGGCTATGCGGTGGAGCAAGTGCTCGACCAGTTGCCGAACATGCTGACCGTCGACGAGCAGCAGGAAGCGCACCTGCGCTATGTGCTCAAGCAATTGAACCAGCACAGCACCTGGGAAGGCGAAGTCTGGCTCAGGCGTCGTAACGGCGAGCATTACCCGGCGTGGGTCGGCATCACGGCGGTGCTCGACGATGAAGGCGATCTGGCCAGTTACGTGTGTTTCTTCAGCGACATCAGCGAGCGCAAGGCCAGTGAACAACGGATTCACCGCCTCGCCTATTACGACGCCCTGACGCACCTGCCCAACCGCACGCTATTCCAGGACCGCCTGCACACCGCGCTGCAATCGGCGGAACGGCAGAAGTCCTGGGTGGTGCTGATGTTCCTCGACCTCGACCGTTTCAAGCCGATCAACGACTCCCTGGGCCACGCCGCCGGCGATCGCATGCTCAAGGAAATGGCCACGCGCCTGCTCGGTTGCGTCGATGACGACGACACCGTGGCGCGCATGGGCGGCGACGAATTCACCTTGCTCCTGCAACCGCGGGCCAACCGCGAAATCGCCCTCAATCGGGCGATTCACGTGGCCGAACAGATTCTCGCCAGCCTGGTGAAACCGTTCGTGCTTGAAGGCCGCGAATTCTTCGTCACCGCCAGTATCGGCATCGCCCTGAGCCCGCAGGACGGCAACGAACTCAGTCAGCTGATGAAGAACGCCGACACCGCGATGTATCACGCCAAGGAACGCGGCAAGAACAACTTCCAGTTCTATCAGGCGGACATGAACGCCAGTGCCCTCGAGCGCCTGGAGCTGGAAAGCGACTTGCGTCACGCCCTGGAACAGAACGAATTCGTTCTGTACTACCAGCCGCAATTCAGTGGCGACGGCAAACGCCTGACCGGTGCCGAAGCCTTGCTGCGCTGGCGTCATCCGCGCCGTGGCCTGGTGCCGCCGGGGGATTTCATTCCGGTGCTCGAAGAACTGGGCCTGGTGGTGGACGTCGGCGACTGGGTGATCAGCGAGGCGTGCCGTCAGCTCAAGACCTGGCATCAGGCCAAGGTGCGGGTGCCGAAGGTATCGGTCAACATCTCTGCCCGGCAGTTCTCCGACGGCCAGCTCGGCACACGGATCGCCACCATCCTCAAGGAAACAGGCCTGCCACCGGCGTGCCTGGAACTGGAGCTGACCGAAAGTATCCTGATGCGCGAAGTCAGCGAGGCGATGCAGATTCTGGCCGGGCTGAAAAACCTCGGGCTGAGCATCGCGGTCGACGACTTCGGCACCGGTTATTCGTCGCTCAACTACCTCAAGCAGTTCCCGATCGACGTGCTGAAGATCGACCGTACCTTTGTCGATGGCTTGCCGTCGGGTGAACAGGATGCGCAGATCGCCCGGGCAATCATTGCCATGGCCCACAGCCTCAACCTGGCGGTGATCGCCGAGGGCGTGGAAACCCATGAGCAGCTGGACTTCCTGCGTGAGCATGGCTGCGATGAGGTTCAGGGTTACCTGTTCGGGCGGCCGATGCCCGCGGGCCGGTTTGAAGCGCAGTTCAGTAATGATGCGCTCTTCATGTTCGACTGA
- the glyA gene encoding serine hydroxymethyltransferase produces MFSRDLTIAKYDADLFAAMEQEAQRQEEHIELIASENYTSPAVMEAQGSVLTNKYAEGYPGKRYYGGCEFVDVVEQLAIDRAKELFGADYANVQPHAGSQANSAVYLALLQAGDTILGMSLAHGGHLTHGASVSSSGKLYNAVQYGIDANGLIDYDEVERLAVEHKPKMIVAGFSAYSQILDFPRFRAIADKVGAYLFVDMAHVAGLVAAGVYPNPVPFADVVTTTTHKTLRGPRGGLILARANADIEKKLNSAVFPGAQGGPLEHVIAAKAICFKEALQPEFKAYQQQVVKNAQAMASVFIERGFDVVSGGTENHLFLLSLIKQEISGKDADAALGKAFITVNKNSVPNDPRSPFVTSGLRFGTPAVTTRGFKEAECKELAGWICDILADLNNEAVIDAVREKVKAICKKLPVYGA; encoded by the coding sequence ATGTTCAGCCGTGATTTGACTATTGCCAAGTACGACGCCGATCTTTTTGCCGCCATGGAGCAAGAAGCTCAGCGCCAGGAAGAACACATCGAGCTGATCGCTTCGGAAAACTACACCAGCCCTGCGGTGATGGAAGCTCAAGGCTCGGTACTGACCAACAAGTACGCCGAAGGCTACCCGGGCAAGCGCTACTACGGTGGTTGCGAGTTCGTCGACGTCGTTGAGCAACTGGCCATCGACCGTGCCAAAGAACTGTTCGGTGCCGATTACGCCAACGTTCAGCCGCACGCCGGTTCGCAAGCCAACAGCGCCGTTTACCTGGCCCTGCTGCAAGCGGGCGACACCATCCTGGGCATGAGCCTGGCTCACGGTGGTCACCTGACCCACGGTGCCAGCGTTTCGTCCTCCGGCAAGCTGTACAACGCCGTTCAGTACGGCATCGACGCCAATGGCCTGATCGACTACGACGAAGTCGAGCGCCTGGCCGTTGAGCACAAGCCGAAAATGATCGTGGCCGGTTTCTCTGCTTACTCGCAGATCCTCGACTTCCCGCGCTTCCGCGCAATCGCTGACAAGGTGGGCGCCTACCTGTTCGTCGACATGGCCCACGTGGCCGGTCTGGTCGCCGCTGGCGTCTACCCGAACCCGGTGCCATTCGCTGACGTCGTGACCACCACCACGCACAAGACCCTGCGCGGTCCACGTGGCGGCCTGATCCTGGCTCGCGCCAACGCCGACATCGAGAAGAAGCTGAACTCCGCAGTATTCCCGGGCGCCCAGGGTGGCCCGCTGGAGCACGTGATCGCTGCTAAAGCGATCTGCTTCAAGGAAGCGCTGCAGCCTGAGTTCAAGGCTTACCAGCAACAAGTGGTGAAAAACGCCCAGGCCATGGCCAGCGTCTTCATCGAGCGCGGTTTCGACGTGGTTTCCGGCGGTACTGAAAACCACCTGTTCCTGCTGTCGCTGATCAAGCAGGAAATCTCCGGTAAAGACGCTGACGCCGCTCTGGGCAAAGCATTCATCACCGTGAACAAGAACTCCGTGCCAAACGATCCACGTTCCCCGTTCGTCACCTCCGGCCTGCGCTTCGGCACTCCGGCTGTGACCACTCGCGGCTTCAAGGAAGCAGAGTGCAAAGAGCTGGCCGGCTGGATCTGCGACATCCTGGCTGACCTGAACAACGAAGCGGTGATCGACGCCGTTCGTGAGAAGGTCAAGGCTATCTGCAAGAAGCTGCCGGTGTACGGCGCTTAA